A DNA window from Pontiella agarivorans contains the following coding sequences:
- a CDS encoding AI-2E family transporter, producing MGTGEYIKRVTVTLLLAVLLFTLWSTRNILVLAFASVVIAIAMAQPMQLLQKKGIKRGLALTLSVAFSFTAITLLSLWIIPTLGKGVADIVQDLPAAAESAKTAYENFWTNTPAVQTFLPEIPAADTHAPIDADSIHEMFNWLVKSGMAIAPDLLGGIGIVAGILVNLGLVLFIAVFFLLEPQSYIKALLYLIPARQHPRAKDIIRILGTTLTKWLNAQLFSVTVIVLLVYIILGLILRMPNAMVVALFAGFATFIPNIGAVLPILPITIFTLAYSDPAKLLLYIPVYLAIQFTESNIITPQVVKAQLNIPAGYLMIFQLLITMALGALGLVLAVPILACLIVFVREIYAYDILKLRNVNVHLDDR from the coding sequence ATGGGAACGGGAGAGTATATCAAACGGGTTACGGTTACGCTGTTGCTGGCGGTTCTGCTTTTTACACTGTGGTCCACCCGCAATATTCTCGTTCTGGCCTTCGCCTCCGTTGTCATTGCCATCGCCATGGCCCAGCCGATGCAGCTCCTGCAGAAAAAAGGGATAAAACGCGGCCTGGCGCTGACGCTTTCGGTCGCGTTCAGCTTCACCGCCATCACCCTGCTGTCGCTCTGGATTATTCCAACCCTTGGAAAAGGCGTCGCCGACATTGTGCAGGATCTTCCCGCCGCCGCCGAAAGTGCCAAAACAGCGTATGAAAATTTCTGGACCAACACCCCGGCCGTACAGACCTTCCTTCCGGAAATTCCCGCAGCCGATACCCATGCACCGATCGATGCCGACTCCATTCACGAAATGTTCAACTGGCTCGTAAAATCAGGCATGGCGATTGCGCCGGATCTGCTCGGCGGCATCGGGATCGTTGCCGGGATTCTCGTCAATCTCGGCCTTGTGCTGTTTATCGCCGTATTCTTTCTGCTCGAACCGCAGAGTTACATCAAAGCCCTGCTCTACCTCATTCCCGCCCGACAGCATCCCCGCGCCAAAGACATTATCCGCATTCTGGGCACCACCCTCACCAAATGGCTCAACGCCCAGCTCTTCTCCGTCACCGTGATCGTCTTACTGGTCTATATCATCCTCGGCCTGATCCTGCGCATGCCCAACGCCATGGTCGTTGCCCTCTTCGCCGGCTTCGCCACCTTTATCCCAAACATCGGCGCCGTACTGCCGATCCTTCCGATCACTATTTTCACCCTGGCCTATTCCGACCCCGCAAAACTGCTGCTCTACATTCCGGTCTATCTCGCCATCCAGTTTACCGAAAGCAACATCATCACGCCGCAGGTCGTCAAAGCGCAGCTCAATATTCCCGCCGGCTACCTCATGATCTTCCAGCTCCTCATCACCATGGCACTCGGCGCCCTCGGTCTCGTCCTCGCCGTACCCATCCTCGCCTGCCTCATCGTTTTTGTCCGCG
- the metE gene encoding 5-methyltetrahydropteroyltriglutamate--homocysteine S-methyltransferase has protein sequence MKSHILGFPRIGSQRELKFALEAYWRKTCTETELQQQAAAIRLRNWTLQKKAGLDYVSVGDFSLYDHVLDMSVVLGAVPARFRSSGKFTLNTYFDMARGNAEAGIAAMEMTKWFDTNYHYIVPEIEPDMTFHYSSDILLQETTDALQAGFNPKPTMVGPLTYLALAKAQKGVNKWDVLESIVEVYGELLEELSEHADCIQLDEPIFCTDLPDEIRDRAEQVYAQLRDRAKHSRLLLGTYFGGLKENLELTARLPVDILHIDLVRAPEQLDAVLEKWPRHKMLSLGLIDGRNIWKSDFSTLLKTVEKAKQKRETDQLWIGTSCSLLHAPVSLEAENALPPELKDWMAFAVEKCTEVKTIAQIAQGFHEEQRLAENVASIKNRRTSLLAVDPAVRNRTEQADAGMCRRNRPFAERKKCQQQQLNLPPLPTTTIGSFPQTREIRKIRKAFREGLCDEKTYTRAMQQEIHSVIQEQEQAGLDVLVHGEPERNDMVEYFGQQLNGFCFSQYGWVQSYGSRCVKPPIIYGDISRSGPMTVDWITYAQSQTDKPMKGMLTGPVTILCWSFVRDDLPRKTVCRQIALAIRDEVQDLEKAGIGIIQIDEAALREGLPIRKDEQADYLNWAIESFRLATSGVSDKTQIHTHMCYSEFNAILHAIAEMDADVISIEASRSDMELLQAFEQFDYPNDIGPGVWDIHSPRVPTVAEICGLIQKALKVIPKEQLWINPDCGLKTRGWTETRQALKNMVNAAQAIRNTL, from the coding sequence ATGAAAAGTCATATCCTCGGCTTTCCGCGAATTGGAAGCCAAAGAGAACTCAAATTCGCCCTCGAAGCCTACTGGCGGAAAACCTGCACAGAAACCGAACTGCAGCAGCAGGCCGCAGCCATCAGGCTCCGGAACTGGACCCTGCAGAAAAAGGCCGGTCTGGATTATGTCAGCGTCGGCGATTTTTCGCTTTATGACCACGTGCTGGACATGAGCGTCGTCCTCGGTGCCGTACCCGCTCGGTTTCGAAGCTCCGGAAAATTCACGCTGAACACCTATTTCGATATGGCCCGCGGCAATGCCGAAGCCGGCATTGCGGCCATGGAGATGACCAAATGGTTTGATACCAATTATCATTATATCGTCCCTGAAATTGAACCGGACATGACGTTTCATTATTCGTCTGACATCCTGCTGCAAGAAACAACGGACGCACTGCAGGCCGGTTTCAACCCCAAACCGACCATGGTTGGGCCACTGACCTATCTGGCGCTGGCTAAAGCGCAGAAGGGCGTCAACAAATGGGATGTTCTGGAGTCCATCGTTGAAGTTTACGGCGAGCTGCTGGAAGAACTCTCCGAGCACGCCGATTGTATTCAACTGGATGAACCGATTTTCTGCACCGATCTTCCGGACGAAATCCGGGACCGGGCGGAACAGGTTTATGCGCAACTGCGAGACCGGGCGAAACACAGCAGGCTGCTCCTCGGCACCTATTTCGGCGGATTGAAAGAAAACCTCGAACTAACCGCACGGCTGCCGGTGGATATCCTCCATATTGATCTGGTACGCGCACCGGAACAACTGGACGCAGTACTCGAAAAATGGCCGCGTCATAAAATGCTTTCTCTCGGCCTGATTGACGGCCGGAATATCTGGAAATCGGATTTTTCCACGCTGCTGAAAACCGTCGAAAAAGCCAAACAGAAAAGAGAAACAGACCAGCTCTGGATCGGCACTTCCTGCTCGTTGCTCCACGCCCCGGTATCGCTCGAAGCGGAAAACGCCCTGCCCCCGGAACTGAAAGACTGGATGGCGTTCGCCGTGGAAAAATGTACCGAAGTGAAAACCATTGCCCAAATCGCACAGGGCTTCCATGAGGAACAGCGGCTGGCTGAAAATGTCGCCTCCATTAAAAACCGGAGAACAAGTCTGCTGGCTGTGGACCCGGCCGTGCGGAACCGTACGGAACAGGCGGATGCCGGAATGTGCCGGCGAAACCGGCCCTTTGCCGAGCGCAAAAAATGCCAGCAACAGCAGCTGAACCTCCCGCCGCTTCCAACCACAACGATCGGTTCTTTCCCCCAGACCCGGGAAATCCGTAAAATCCGGAAAGCCTTCCGCGAGGGGCTGTGCGATGAAAAAACCTATACCCGCGCCATGCAGCAGGAAATTCATTCCGTTATACAGGAGCAGGAACAGGCTGGACTCGATGTGCTGGTTCATGGTGAACCGGAGCGGAACGACATGGTGGAATATTTCGGCCAGCAGCTCAACGGCTTCTGCTTTTCACAATACGGCTGGGTGCAAAGCTACGGCAGCCGTTGCGTTAAACCGCCCATCATCTACGGCGACATTTCGCGGTCCGGTCCCATGACCGTAGACTGGATCACCTATGCTCAGAGCCAGACCGACAAACCCATGAAAGGCATGCTCACCGGACCGGTGACCATTCTGTGCTGGAGCTTTGTCCGCGATGATCTGCCCCGAAAAACGGTCTGCCGTCAAATTGCGCTGGCCATCCGCGACGAAGTGCAGGACCTGGAAAAAGCCGGCATCGGCATCATTCAGATTGATGAAGCCGCCCTCCGCGAAGGACTTCCTATCCGGAAAGACGAACAGGCCGACTATCTGAACTGGGCCATTGAAAGTTTCCGTCTGGCCACCTCCGGCGTAAGCGACAAAACGCAGATTCACACCCACATGTGCTACAGCGAATTCAACGCCATCCTGCATGCGATTGCGGAAATGGACGCCGATGTCATCAGCATTGAAGCCAGTCGAAGCGATATGGAGCTGCTGCAGGCTTTTGAGCAGTTTGACTATCCGAACGACATCGGCCCCGGCGTCTGGGACATCCATTCCCCGCGGGTGCCGACCGTGGCAGAAATCTGCGGGCTGATCCAAAAGGCCCTGAAGGTTATTCCCAAAGAACAGCTTTGGATCAATCCCGACTGCGGACTGAAAACCCGGGGATGGACCGAAACCCGGCAGGCGCTGAAAAATATGGTGAATGCCGCACAGGCCATCCGAAACACCCTGTAA